One window of Camelina sativa cultivar DH55 chromosome 4, Cs, whole genome shotgun sequence genomic DNA carries:
- the LOC109132477 gene encoding uncharacterized protein LOC109132477 → MSIKKCVKEPTVYRKKEENDFLVVAIYVDDLFVTGTSLRIIKQFKEDMSRRFEMSDLGKLTYYLGIEVIQGMDGIRIKQERYAQGILTDAGMGSCNSTYEPMEPGLSLSKAEKEKEIDATRYRRTIGCLRYLLHTRPDLSFSVGVLSRYMQSPRVSHRQAIKHVLRYLKGTMSFGLFFKRDGSRRVTGYSDSSHNIDIDNGRSTTGHVFYYGSSPITWTTQK, encoded by the coding sequence ATGAGCATCAAGAAGTGTGTCAAGGAACCGACGGTGTATCGTAAGAAGGAGGAGAATGATTTTCTGGTTGTTGctatctatgttgatgatctgtTTGTAACAGGGACTTCACTCAGGATCATCAAACAATTTAAGGAAGACATGTCAAGGAGGTTTGAGATGTCAGATTTGGGAAAATTAACTTACTATCTTGGTATAGAAGTTATTCAAGGAATGGATGGAATAAGGATCAAGCAAGAGAGATATGCACAAGGAATTCTTACTGATGCAGGGATGGGTTCCTGCAACTCAACTTATGAACCGATGGAGCCTGGACTGAGTTTGTcaaaagcagagaaagagaaagagattgatgCTACAAGATACAGAAGAACTATAGGATGCCTAAGATATCTTCTGCATACAAGACCAGATTTGTCCTTTTCAGTTGGAGTTCTTAGCCGTTATATGCAGAGTCCGAGAGTGTCACATAGGCAAGCAATCAAGCATGTTCTGAGGTATTTGAAAGGAACTATGAGTTTTGGTTTATTCTTTAAGAGGGATGGATCAAGAAGAGTTACGGGGTACAGTGACAGCAGTCACAACATTGACATTGACAATGGAAGGAGCACCACAGGTCATGTTTTCTACTATGGTTCATCGCCTATTACTTGGACAACGCAGAAATAG
- the LOC109132476 gene encoding uncharacterized protein LOC109132476, producing the protein MQNIDISNDQQEVDHEDVNHDNQEEEENEDNHEDDVNNENQVQGQQVAVQPLVTRSGRVITKPRYLNEYVLFAEAESCSLFLTIDGEPENYFEAGKIKEWIDVMKAEIDSIIRNNTWELVEKPVGMKPIGVRWVYKLKRKADGSVNKYKARLVAKGYVQQQGTDFNEVFAPVARVETIRLLIALAATRGWEIHHLDVKTAFLNSELKEEVYVTQPKGFEKKRRRGSSV; encoded by the coding sequence atgcaaaatatagacatatcaaatGATCAACAGGAAGTGGACCATGAAGACGTAAATCATGACaaccaagaagaggaagaaaacgaaGACAATCATGAAGATGATGTGAACAATGAGAACCAAGTTCAGGGTCAACAAGTCGCAGTTCAACCCTTGGTAACTAGGTCTGGTCGTGTGATAACAAAACCACGTTATCTCAATGAATATGTTTTATTCGCAGAAGCAGAGAGTTGCAGTCTGTTCTTAACAATAGATGGAGAACCGGAGAACTACTTTGAAGCTGGGAAAATTAAAGAATGGATCGATGTTATGAAGGCTGAAATAGACTCGATTATAAGGAACAATACATGGGAACTTGTAGAAAAACCGGTCGGCATGAAACCTATAGGAGTTAGGTGGGTTTATAAACTCAAAAGAAAAGCTGATGGTTCGGTGAACAAGTATAAGGCGAGGTTAGTTGCAAAAGGATATGTGCAACAACAAGGTACAGACTTCAACGAGGTGTTTGCTCCGGTAGCAAGAGTCGAAACTATAAGGCTACTGATAGCACTTGCAGCAACAAGAGGTTGGGAGATTCACCACTTAGACGTGAAGACAGCTTTCCTCAATAGTGAGCTAAAAGAAGAGGTCTATGTTACTCAACCTAAGGGGTTcgagaaaaaaaggagaagaggaTCGAGTGTATAA
- the LOC104783748 gene encoding putative CCR4-associated factor 1 homolog 8, which translates to MSSIKDCVRNYRFIAFDTEFPGSLRDTAQHASDDQRYTDMSFTVDRTKLIQLGLTLFDSNGRVGGTWEINFSDFGDAEDARNDKSIEFLKRNGLDLKKIRAQGIEIEDFFNDLSWILKRTRNITWVTFHGLYDIGYLLKCFTGGESLPVTAAMFAKAVARTLGSVFDLKAIAGRYEGLGCRLGLEHLADALGLDRVGTAHHAGSDSELTARVFVKMTKIFHDVQEAEGFVYGLGFRIISDRLKRRQQQQIHLAMMTRCYGPPPQPPPPPPPPLPPPFPLLNPMFVPGFPPFGDFGYGPSLCMY; encoded by the coding sequence ATGAGTTCGATCAAAGATTGTGTAAGAAACTACCGTTTTATAGCATTTGATACAGAGTTTCCAGGTAGTTTAAGGGATACAGCACAACACGCTTCGGATGATCAACGTTACACCGACATGAGCTTCACCGTAGACAGGACGAAACTGATACAATTAGGTCTAACTCTGTTCGACAGCAACGGAAGAGTCGGTGGAACTTGGGAGATCAACTTCTCTGATTTCGGAGATGCTGAAGACGCGAGAAACGACAAGTCCATCGAGTTCCTAAAACGCAACGGTCTAGATCTGAAGAAGATTAGGGCCCAAGGAATTGAAATCGAGGATTTTTTCAATGACCTCTCTTGGATTCTGAAGAGGACGAGGAACATCACTTGGGTGACGTTTCATGGGTTGTATGACATTGGATATTTGTTGAAGTGTTTCACCGGTGGAGAGTCTTTACCCGTGACTGCTGCGATGTTTGCGAAAGCCGTAGCTAGAACCCTCGGCTCTGTTTTTGATCTGAAAGCTATCGCGGGTAGATACGAAGGGCTTGGTTGCCGTTTAGGTTTAGAGCATCTAGCAGATGCGTTGGGACTTGACCGTGTTGGTACTGCTCACCACGCCGGTTCAGATAGCGAATTAACCGCTAGGGTTTTCGTTAAGATGACTAAGATCTTCCACGATGTGCAAGAGGCTGAAGGCTTTGTTTATGGACTCGGCTTTAGAATCATCTCTGATCGTCTAAAGCgcagacaacaacaacagatcCACCTTGCCATGATGACCAGATGCTATGGTCCACCtccacaaccaccaccaccgcctcctccaCCACTACCACCGCCGTTTCCGCTACTCAATCCGATGTTTGTTCCTGGGTTTCCTCCTTTTGGTGATTTTGGCTATGGGCCTAGCTTATGTATGTACTAA
- the LOC104783749 gene encoding NAC domain-containing protein 60-like, translating into MAAAPVEPAVTTMFPGFKFSPTDIELISYYLKRKMDGLERSVEIIPEVDIYNFEPWDLPDKSIVKSDSEWFFFCARGKKYPHGSQNRRATKMGYWKATGKERNVKSGSEVIGTKRTLVFHIGRAPKGGRTEWIMHEYCMIGVSLDGLVICRLRKNTEFQGATIQKSPQPSILPDKHHVDTNNAISESISGWENMVDFYLSSESGQELLSEIAESSQSSQNPQQSLLQKLPLQNDTGEENNISMSNCFIGIYSIKSINRARWDVVVWALVMIAVLVFYLV; encoded by the exons atGGCAGCTGCACCGGTTGAGCCGGCGGTGACAACGATGTTCCCTGGCTTCAAATTCTCGCCGACGGACATCGAGCTTATTTCTTATTActtgaagaggaagatggatGGTTTGGAGAGGTCTGTTGAGATTATACCTGAGGTTGACATTTACAACTTCGAACCTTGGGATTTACCTG ACAAGTCCATTGTAAAATCTGACAGCGAATGGTTCTTCTTCTGTGCTCGTGGTAAGAAGTATCCCCACGGTTCACAGAACAGAAGAGCAACCAAGATGGGATATTGGAAAGCCACAGGAAAAGAACGTAATGTGAAGTCAGGTTCTGAGGTGATTGGAACAAAGAGAACGCTTGTATTCCACATTGGTCGTGCGCCAAAAGGCGGACGGACCGAATGGATTATGCATGAGTACTGCATGATTGGAGTATCACTG GATGGTCTAGTTATTTGCCGACTTAGGAAGAATACCGAATTTCAAGGAGCTACAATTCAAAAGTCACCACAGCCAAGTATATTACCTGACAAGCACCACGTAGACACGAATAACGCTATTTCAGAGAGTATATCTGGTTGGGAAAATATGGTTGACTTTTACTTATCAAGTGAGTCAGGGCAGGAACTACTCAGTGAAATAGCAGAATCTTCACAATCTTCACAAAATCCACAG CAATCATTGCTACAGAAACTGCCATTACAAAATGACActggagaagaaaacaacataTCCATGTCAAATTGCTTTATCGGTATATACTCGATTAAGTCTATAAACCGAGCGCGGTGGGACGTCGTTGTTTGGGCGCTTGTTATGATAGCTGTGTTGGTATTTTATCTAGTGTAA